A genomic stretch from Kribbella amoyensis includes:
- a CDS encoding cation:proton antiporter — translation MLAGLESLFVVVLVAALAPLLSAVIPGGRIPQLVLLILGGILIGPSGFGLAKPSEIELLANVGLGFVFLLAGFEIQPAILRTRVAGTALIAWISSCVLAAVIVGGLAAVGFVHAYVPVGLALTTTALGTVLPILRERGLHDQDLGRYFLPNGAIGEMLPILAIAIFLGVNNRFSALISLAAIGLLALALAYVPRLLRERRVARIIAAGADTTGQTTLRWSVLLLLGFLVLAADFGLDVVLGAMLAGMVLRRYAPGNVHALEVKLDAVGYGFFIPVFFVSAGMGVNLDSITESPARLPVFLVLLLVVRGLPVFFLYRRTVRTRLRVQLMFCTATTLPLIVALTEIGLRNGTMLPENAAALTGAAVLSVLVYPAIAVALERPGGSSVPGEPAVRRPSDGGGDDPRGRP, via the coding sequence ATGCTCGCCGGTCTGGAGTCGTTGTTCGTGGTGGTCCTGGTCGCCGCGCTGGCTCCTTTGCTGAGCGCGGTGATCCCGGGCGGCCGGATCCCGCAGTTGGTGCTGCTGATCCTCGGCGGGATCCTGATCGGGCCGTCCGGGTTCGGCCTGGCCAAGCCGAGCGAGATCGAGCTGCTGGCCAACGTCGGGCTCGGGTTCGTCTTCCTGCTCGCCGGGTTCGAGATCCAGCCGGCGATCCTGCGGACCCGGGTGGCCGGGACCGCGTTGATCGCCTGGATCAGCTCCTGCGTGCTGGCCGCGGTGATCGTCGGCGGCCTGGCCGCGGTCGGGTTCGTGCACGCGTACGTCCCGGTCGGGCTCGCCCTGACCACCACCGCGCTCGGGACCGTCCTGCCGATCCTGCGCGAACGCGGTCTGCACGACCAGGACCTCGGCCGGTACTTCCTGCCCAACGGCGCGATCGGCGAGATGCTGCCGATCCTCGCGATCGCGATCTTCCTCGGGGTGAACAACCGGTTCTCGGCGCTGATCTCGCTCGCCGCGATCGGCCTGCTCGCCCTCGCCCTGGCGTACGTCCCGCGGCTGCTCCGCGAGCGCCGGGTGGCCCGGATCATCGCGGCCGGCGCGGACACGACCGGGCAGACCACGTTGCGCTGGTCCGTCCTGCTGTTGCTCGGGTTCCTCGTCCTGGCCGCCGACTTCGGTCTCGACGTCGTCCTCGGAGCGATGCTGGCCGGGATGGTGCTGCGCCGGTACGCCCCGGGCAACGTGCACGCGCTCGAGGTCAAGCTCGACGCCGTCGGGTACGGGTTCTTCATCCCGGTCTTCTTCGTCTCCGCCGGGATGGGCGTGAACCTGGACTCGATCACCGAGTCGCCGGCCCGGTTGCCCGTCTTCCTTGTGCTGCTGCTGGTGGTCCGCGGGCTGCCGGTGTTCTTCCTCTACCGCCGGACCGTGCGGACCAGGCTGCGGGTCCAGCTGATGTTCTGTACCGCGACCACGTTGCCGTTGATCGTGGCGCTGACCGAGATCGGCCTGCGCAACGGGACCATGCTCCCGGAGAACGCGGCCGCCCTCACCGGCGCGGCCGTGCTGTCCGTCCTGGTGTACCCGGCGATCGCCGTCGCCCTGGAGCGCCCGGGTGGGTCATCCGTGCCGGGTGAGCCAGCGGTCCGGCGTCCATCGGATGGTGGTGGAGACGATCCGAGGGGGAGGCCATGA
- a CDS encoding glutamate decarboxylase has protein sequence MTTLPDSQTDGALFGNRFVTQEVPSRVFPEGGMSAVDAMRLVGEDLALEGDPARNLATFVTTWMEPEAQRIIAENLHRNFIDHAEYPRTAEIEQRCIRMLADLFHAPGETTGARTQGSSEAIMLGALSLKWNWRKRQEKAGRPTTAPNLVFGGDVHVVWEKFCRYFDVEPRIVPLQPGKYTIGPDDVAPHLDENTIGVAAVLGTTFTGHKDDITGINDLLVRLKGERGIDVPLHVDAASGGFVWPFLYPHSEWDFRLEQVRSINVSGHKFGLVYPGIGWLIFRETADLADDLVFRENYLGKTDATFTLNFSTGSAMVLAQYYNLVRYGRAGYTYIMRNMRANAELLADKLAALDLFELIGRDEEQLPLTAFKLAGDVPYDEFDIAWQLSAERAWMVPAYTLPPNAQDVTIMRALVKETLSREHVDTLARDIGEACETLARKGGAHEYERRKVLIGPGH, from the coding sequence ATGACCACTTTGCCCGATTCGCAGACCGACGGCGCGTTGTTCGGCAACCGGTTCGTCACCCAGGAGGTCCCCAGCCGGGTGTTCCCCGAGGGCGGGATGAGCGCGGTCGACGCGATGCGCCTGGTCGGCGAGGACCTCGCCCTGGAAGGCGATCCGGCCCGCAACCTGGCAACGTTCGTGACCACCTGGATGGAGCCGGAGGCGCAGCGCATCATCGCCGAGAACCTGCACCGCAACTTCATCGACCACGCCGAGTACCCGCGCACGGCCGAGATCGAGCAGCGCTGCATCCGGATGCTCGCGGACCTCTTCCACGCACCCGGCGAGACCACCGGGGCGCGGACCCAGGGATCGTCCGAGGCGATCATGCTCGGGGCCCTGTCGCTGAAGTGGAACTGGCGCAAACGGCAGGAGAAGGCGGGTCGGCCGACGACGGCGCCGAACCTGGTCTTCGGCGGTGACGTGCACGTGGTCTGGGAGAAGTTCTGCCGGTACTTCGACGTGGAACCGCGGATCGTGCCGCTGCAGCCTGGCAAGTACACGATCGGCCCCGATGACGTCGCCCCGCACCTGGACGAGAACACGATCGGCGTGGCCGCGGTGCTCGGGACCACGTTCACCGGGCACAAGGACGACATCACCGGGATCAACGACCTGCTGGTCCGGCTCAAGGGCGAGCGCGGGATCGACGTACCGCTGCACGTCGACGCCGCGAGTGGCGGGTTCGTCTGGCCGTTCCTGTACCCGCACTCGGAGTGGGACTTCCGGCTCGAGCAGGTCCGCTCGATCAACGTGTCCGGGCACAAGTTCGGCCTGGTGTACCCCGGGATCGGCTGGCTGATCTTCCGGGAGACCGCCGACCTGGCCGACGACCTGGTGTTCCGGGAGAACTACCTGGGCAAGACCGACGCCACGTTCACGCTGAACTTCTCCACCGGCTCGGCGATGGTGCTCGCGCAGTACTACAACCTGGTCCGGTACGGCCGGGCCGGGTACACGTACATCATGCGGAACATGCGGGCGAACGCCGAACTGCTGGCCGACAAGCTGGCCGCGCTCGACCTGTTCGAGCTGATCGGCCGCGACGAGGAGCAGTTGCCGTTGACCGCGTTCAAGCTGGCCGGCGACGTCCCGTACGACGAGTTCGACATCGCCTGGCAGCTGTCGGCCGAGCGGGCCTGGATGGTGCCCGCGTACACGCTGCCGCCGAACGCGCAGGACGTGACGATCATGCGCGCGCTGGTCAAGGAGACGTTGAGCCGCGAGCACGTCGACACCCTCGCCCGGGACATCGGCGAGGCGTGCGAGACGCTGGCCCGCAAGGGCGGTGCGCACGAGTACGAGCGCCGGAAGGTCCTGATCGGGCCCGGCCACTGA
- a CDS encoding dihydrofolate reductase family protein, protein MRRLVVSIHSTANDIVTGSPSGDETELSWAGPGIEESLDSFHRSLAAVDTILLGRGTYEDLVRKWPAVTPAPGIPELVLTIAEMVNTIPKIVVSRTPLEGLHWGPFDRPRQLTGADVVDQLKALKERDGGTIITFGSPQLVRSLVNAHLVDEFRLLIHPVLVHEGHHLFDNLEGRTELSLLDLEAFPSGAILVTYEVS, encoded by the coding sequence ATGCGCAGACTCGTGGTGTCGATCCACAGTACGGCGAACGACATCGTCACCGGATCCCCGTCCGGCGATGAGACCGAGCTGTCCTGGGCCGGTCCAGGGATCGAGGAGTCACTGGACTCCTTCCACCGATCCCTGGCCGCCGTCGACACCATCCTGCTCGGCCGCGGCACCTACGAGGACCTGGTCCGCAAGTGGCCGGCCGTCACCCCGGCCCCAGGAATCCCCGAACTCGTGCTGACGATCGCGGAAATGGTCAACACCATCCCGAAGATCGTCGTCTCGCGTACTCCCTTGGAAGGCCTCCATTGGGGTCCCTTCGACCGACCGCGCCAACTCACCGGCGCCGATGTCGTGGACCAGCTGAAAGCCCTGAAGGAACGCGACGGCGGCACCATCATCACCTTCGGCAGCCCTCAGCTCGTCCGATCCCTCGTCAACGCGCACCTGGTCGACGAGTTCCGCCTCCTCATCCACCCGGTCCTCGTCCACGAAGGCCACCACCTCTTCGACAACCTCGAAGGCCGAACCGAACTCTCCCTCCTCGACCTGGAAGCCTTCCCCAGCGGCGCGATCCTGGTGACGTACGAGGTCAGCTGA
- a CDS encoding C40 family peptidase: MRRSPARRCIVTVLTAFVTTVAGSAVVATPAASTAGLSNPSATLTVKCPGVKAFVQVDWRGANQVTVRWRLDDTAADRKSPVLRIQAVNAKGSTASMVFPGGNPHYGLDGGKGSHKVGLKSGWNPGNLADINHLKVLVRNGNTEQGTSCKASRNIFNWSRIAYTTAVSKKDKKYKKYKLGGVGPDYYDCSGLLLTSYNKIGLFPDFDLSKVRTAEQIYDWARTHTSPGKVYAQKIRASEAKVGDLLFYEKTAPSSRDITHVAFWAGDNTLYDALSPQAGIGFHANSAWWTQRLVAVYRILGVSTDG, translated from the coding sequence ATGCGAAGGAGTCCTGCTCGCCGCTGTATCGTCACGGTGCTGACGGCATTCGTCACCACGGTCGCCGGGTCCGCCGTCGTCGCCACGCCCGCCGCGTCCACCGCCGGCCTGAGCAACCCGAGCGCAACGCTCACCGTCAAGTGTCCAGGAGTCAAGGCGTTCGTCCAGGTCGACTGGCGCGGCGCGAACCAGGTCACCGTCCGCTGGCGCCTCGACGACACCGCAGCGGATCGCAAGTCACCGGTCCTGCGGATCCAGGCGGTCAACGCGAAGGGGTCCACGGCCTCGATGGTGTTCCCCGGCGGCAACCCGCACTACGGGCTCGACGGCGGCAAGGGCAGCCACAAGGTCGGCCTCAAGAGCGGCTGGAACCCGGGCAACCTTGCTGACATCAATCACCTGAAGGTCCTGGTCCGCAACGGCAACACCGAGCAGGGGACGTCGTGCAAGGCGTCCCGGAACATCTTCAACTGGAGCCGGATCGCCTACACCACGGCGGTCAGCAAGAAGGACAAGAAGTACAAGAAGTACAAGCTCGGCGGGGTCGGGCCGGACTACTACGACTGCTCGGGCCTGCTGCTCACGTCGTACAACAAGATCGGGCTGTTCCCCGATTTCGACCTGTCGAAGGTACGGACCGCCGAGCAGATCTACGACTGGGCCCGGACGCACACCTCGCCCGGCAAGGTGTACGCGCAGAAGATCCGGGCCTCGGAGGCGAAGGTCGGCGACCTGTTGTTCTACGAGAAGACCGCACCGAGCTCCCGCGACATCACCCACGTCGCGTTCTGGGCCGGCGACAACACCCTGTACGACGCCCTGAGCCCGCAGGCCGGTATCGGGTTCCACGCCAACAGCGCCTGGTGGACCCAGCGGCTGGTCGCCGTCTACCGCATCCTCGGCGTCTCCACCGACGGCTGA
- a CDS encoding BTAD domain-containing putative transcriptional regulator, with protein sequence MSGRPHHDAPGISSVQGSSARFGELLRSYRRQRNLTQRDLADRAGLSMAAIRDLEQGRTRSPKPESIQLIAAALSLNHHDTAALQDAALAHRTTTVSVASPAGALRIGILGPLEIRYGDTPLNINSGPQRTLLVRLALGAGTTVSQDELVDLLWPRGAPDNAGNLLQTRIARLRRLLESGGPTAPVITGSRAGYRLQVGSDTLDLLTFRELAAKAADDAPDAAFTGLSTAVELWRGETDVETLADHPLTITVANEYAAAVQALAALAREVGEPELALSTLRGLTSRHELDEPLHAELIQTLAAAGRQAEALAAYDRIRAALADQLGIDPGERLRAAQVAVLRQQSGAPAPPVQQAVVQQAPTAPTDFIGRVDELATISTALRRPDALSSRTVLVNGIAGVGKTALALTAAHRLRAEYPDGQLYADLRGSDAVTPAPLQVLGRFLRALGVPSRRIGTDETEAAALFRSELADRRILVLLDNAQDTAQVRPLLPGAGRSDVIVTSRRRLPELDAADVVNLEPLPRDDAVRLITSTARMLDAGTDGVAALAEACARLPLALRIAGARLATRQEWTIADLARRLDDGNRRLSELSLGESSVLNSFELSYADLGPAAQRAFRLCSLHPGDDFSGESTGILLGIPTAEADRVLEDLLEANMLLQHTKNRYRFHDLLGLYARRLLAQDSQADAARTRLYSWYAEAVTAAVDWAYPQLVRLSSHPEPERFFTSETAALSWLDDELRALLAVVEDSAAIGERELTWRIADQLRGYFLIRRDADGWLQAAQTGTAAATLAGDDVARVAMLMNRGQALWAAGRDDDSMADCLTGHALAVAVDWPLAAAYMAHQVGWLHLERGTLGEAALWMSRALEWTAADQESHVRAVALNGLGMTRLYQGELRDAADLLAAALRMNENGRATSALANRGNLASALRQLGEVDEAAALLDEVLVAYQTRSHPRGELSTLDELARLWIQRGDGAVALELAVRAHDLAIIVRDRKAQAQTAATVALAQLEYGDAGAAIEWSDACLTIARGVYPYIEADALLVQARALHTTGDRDSAVGAATQAESIAATCGFGLLQSQATKLLVKIRSGASDD encoded by the coding sequence GTGTCCGGACGGCCGCACCACGACGCTCCGGGCATCTCTTCTGTCCAGGGTTCGTCCGCCCGCTTCGGAGAGTTGCTCCGCTCTTACCGGCGGCAGCGGAATCTCACCCAGCGAGATCTCGCCGACCGGGCCGGCCTGAGCATGGCCGCGATCCGCGACCTGGAGCAGGGCCGGACCAGGAGCCCGAAGCCGGAGTCGATCCAGCTGATCGCGGCCGCCCTGTCCCTGAACCACCACGACACCGCGGCCCTGCAGGACGCCGCTCTGGCACACCGCACCACCACGGTCTCGGTGGCCTCCCCGGCCGGCGCGCTCCGGATCGGGATTCTCGGGCCGCTGGAGATCCGGTACGGCGACACTCCGCTGAACATCAACTCCGGTCCGCAACGCACCCTGCTGGTCCGGCTCGCTCTCGGCGCCGGGACCACGGTGAGCCAGGACGAGCTCGTCGACCTGCTCTGGCCGCGAGGCGCGCCGGACAACGCGGGCAACCTGCTGCAGACCCGGATCGCTCGGCTGCGGCGACTGCTGGAGTCCGGCGGCCCAACCGCCCCCGTGATCACCGGCAGCCGAGCGGGCTACCGGCTGCAGGTGGGATCCGACACGCTCGACCTGCTGACGTTCCGCGAGCTCGCCGCGAAGGCGGCCGACGACGCTCCGGACGCCGCGTTCACCGGTCTCTCGACGGCCGTGGAGCTGTGGCGCGGCGAGACGGACGTGGAGACGCTGGCCGACCACCCGCTCACCATCACGGTCGCGAACGAGTACGCCGCCGCGGTCCAGGCCCTCGCCGCACTGGCCCGCGAGGTGGGTGAGCCGGAGCTGGCGCTGAGTACCCTGCGCGGCCTGACGTCGCGGCACGAGCTCGACGAGCCGTTGCACGCCGAGCTGATCCAGACCCTGGCCGCGGCCGGTCGGCAGGCCGAGGCGCTGGCGGCGTACGACCGGATCCGGGCCGCGCTCGCCGATCAGCTGGGCATCGATCCCGGGGAGCGGCTCCGCGCGGCCCAGGTGGCCGTGCTCCGGCAGCAGAGCGGGGCCCCGGCGCCGCCCGTTCAGCAAGCGGTCGTCCAGCAGGCCCCGACGGCGCCGACGGACTTCATCGGCCGCGTCGACGAGCTGGCGACGATCAGTACCGCGCTCCGGCGGCCGGACGCGCTCTCCTCGCGGACCGTCCTGGTCAACGGCATCGCCGGCGTCGGCAAGACCGCGTTGGCCCTGACCGCGGCCCATCGCCTGCGCGCGGAGTACCCGGACGGGCAGCTCTACGCCGATCTGCGCGGTAGTGACGCGGTGACGCCCGCGCCGCTGCAGGTGCTCGGCCGGTTCCTGCGTGCTCTCGGTGTGCCCAGCCGGCGGATCGGTACCGACGAGACGGAGGCGGCCGCACTGTTCCGCAGCGAGCTCGCCGATCGGCGGATCCTGGTCCTGCTCGACAACGCCCAGGACACGGCCCAGGTCCGGCCGCTGCTCCCGGGAGCGGGCCGCAGCGACGTGATCGTGACCAGCCGGCGCCGCCTGCCGGAGCTGGACGCGGCCGACGTCGTCAACCTCGAACCCTTGCCCCGCGACGACGCGGTCCGGCTGATCACCTCGACCGCCAGGATGCTCGACGCCGGGACCGACGGGGTCGCCGCGCTCGCTGAGGCCTGCGCCCGGCTCCCGCTCGCGCTCCGGATCGCGGGCGCGCGACTGGCCACCCGGCAGGAGTGGACGATCGCCGATCTGGCCCGGCGCCTCGACGACGGCAACCGTCGCCTGTCCGAGCTCAGCCTGGGTGAGTCCAGCGTGCTGAACAGCTTCGAGCTCAGCTACGCCGACCTGGGTCCTGCCGCGCAGCGCGCGTTCCGGCTGTGCAGCCTGCATCCCGGCGACGACTTCAGCGGCGAGAGCACGGGGATCCTGCTCGGCATCCCGACCGCGGAGGCCGACCGCGTCCTCGAGGACCTGCTCGAGGCGAACATGCTGCTGCAGCACACGAAGAACCGCTACCGGTTCCACGACCTGCTCGGCCTGTACGCCCGCCGGCTGCTCGCCCAGGACAGCCAGGCCGACGCGGCGCGGACCCGGCTGTACTCCTGGTACGCCGAGGCGGTGACGGCCGCGGTCGACTGGGCGTACCCGCAGCTCGTCCGGCTCAGCTCCCATCCCGAGCCGGAGCGGTTCTTCACGTCGGAGACGGCGGCCCTCAGCTGGCTGGACGACGAGCTGCGCGCCTTGCTCGCGGTCGTGGAGGACAGTGCGGCCATCGGTGAACGGGAGCTGACCTGGCGGATCGCCGACCAGCTCCGCGGGTACTTCCTGATCCGCCGGGACGCCGACGGCTGGCTGCAGGCGGCCCAGACCGGGACGGCGGCCGCCACGCTCGCCGGTGACGACGTCGCCCGCGTCGCGATGCTGATGAACCGTGGTCAGGCGTTGTGGGCGGCCGGCCGGGACGACGACTCGATGGCGGACTGTCTCACCGGCCACGCCCTCGCGGTCGCCGTCGACTGGCCGCTCGCGGCCGCGTACATGGCCCACCAGGTCGGCTGGCTCCACCTCGAACGCGGCACGCTCGGCGAAGCCGCACTCTGGATGAGCCGCGCCCTCGAATGGACCGCGGCCGACCAGGAGAGCCACGTCCGCGCCGTCGCGCTCAACGGGCTCGGCATGACGCGGCTGTACCAGGGCGAGCTGCGCGACGCGGCCGACCTGCTCGCGGCCGCGCTCCGGATGAACGAGAACGGGCGGGCCACGTCCGCGCTCGCCAACCGGGGCAACCTGGCCAGCGCGCTCCGGCAACTGGGCGAGGTCGACGAGGCTGCGGCGCTGCTCGACGAGGTGCTGGTGGCCTACCAAACAAGGTCGCATCCGCGCGGCGAGCTCTCCACCCTGGACGAGCTGGCCCGGCTGTGGATCCAGCGCGGCGACGGGGCCGTCGCCCTGGAGCTCGCGGTCCGCGCACACGATCTCGCGATCATCGTCCGCGACCGCAAGGCCCAGGCCCAGACCGCGGCGACCGTGGCGCTGGCCCAGCTCGAGTACGGCGACGCGGGTGCGGCGATCGAGTGGAGCGACGCCTGCCTGACGATCGCGCGCGGCGTCTACCCGTACATCGAGGCCGATGCCCTGCTGGTCCAAGCTCGAGCCCTGCACACCACAGGCGACCGCGACTCCGCAGTCGGCGCCGCCACCCAAGCCGAGTCGATCGCAGCCACCTGCGGGTTCGGCCTCCTCCAATCCCAGGCCACGAAGCTCCTGGTGAAGATCAGATCGGGAGCAAGCGATGACTGA
- a CDS encoding RDD family protein, whose amino-acid sequence MNRYVDPAAVLGPDLAKRVEPLRNGRRYVRPGSWTTAFAWLVDFAVYVVVLFVGIGLLAARDSQSPLGSDVVGLGVIALVLVVPLLYGMFYGNGRALGGLLTGTRLVRLKDGGRLGASAPWAMLVRVLLMPFLLVAILVGSFSGGTGSPPGSLRRSSIDIEASNRLWAAESAP is encoded by the coding sequence ATGAACAGGTATGTGGACCCGGCGGCGGTGCTGGGCCCGGATCTCGCCAAGCGGGTCGAGCCGCTCAGGAACGGCCGGCGCTACGTCCGTCCGGGGTCCTGGACGACCGCGTTCGCGTGGCTGGTGGACTTCGCGGTGTACGTCGTCGTCCTGTTCGTCGGGATCGGCCTCCTGGCCGCGCGGGACAGCCAGTCCCCGCTCGGCTCGGACGTCGTGGGACTGGGTGTGATCGCGCTGGTGCTCGTGGTTCCGCTGCTCTACGGGATGTTCTACGGCAACGGCCGCGCGCTCGGTGGCCTGCTGACCGGGACCCGGCTCGTCCGCCTGAAGGACGGTGGCCGACTCGGCGCCAGCGCGCCGTGGGCGATGCTGGTCCGGGTCCTGCTGATGCCGTTCCTGCTGGTCGCGATCCTGGTCGGTTCGTTCAGCGGTGGCACCGGGTCGCCACCCGGCTCACTGCGACGGAGCAGCATCGACATCGAAGCCAGCAACCGGCTCTGGGCGGCCGAGTCCGCCCCCTGA
- a CDS encoding phosphotransferase family protein encodes MDETALRDLIGRRMPGYRIESVEPIGSGLDNSATLVNGDLVVRSAKDGDAATVEREARLLAIVAGVSPLPTPEPLFVESATMAYRSLAGVPLIEQDASDVPPVAAQLDEFLRALHSAPIELFADLVEADVVPLAEWLDEAAEGYAGVREQIPARYRAGIDLFLGAAPPADPEALVFSHNDLGIEHVLVESGVVSGVIDWTDAALTDPAYDYGLLQRDLGPAAPACPSPLVERATFYARCSVFEDLAYGLETGRDQYTAKCLRSLDWLFS; translated from the coding sequence GTGGACGAAACTGCGCTGCGTGACCTGATCGGTCGACGGATGCCGGGGTACCGGATCGAGTCCGTCGAGCCGATCGGGTCCGGCCTCGACAACTCGGCGACCCTCGTGAACGGCGACCTCGTGGTCCGCTCGGCCAAGGACGGCGACGCCGCCACGGTCGAACGCGAGGCGCGCCTGCTGGCGATCGTCGCCGGCGTCTCGCCGTTGCCGACGCCGGAACCGTTGTTCGTCGAGTCGGCGACCATGGCGTACCGGTCGCTGGCGGGCGTCCCGCTGATCGAGCAGGACGCCTCGGACGTACCGCCGGTCGCCGCGCAGCTGGACGAGTTCCTGCGGGCCCTCCACTCCGCACCGATCGAGCTCTTCGCCGACCTGGTCGAGGCCGATGTCGTGCCGTTGGCCGAGTGGCTCGACGAGGCCGCCGAGGGGTACGCAGGTGTCCGCGAGCAGATCCCCGCCCGGTATCGGGCGGGGATCGACCTGTTTCTGGGGGCCGCTCCACCGGCCGATCCCGAGGCCTTGGTCTTCTCGCACAACGACCTCGGGATCGAGCACGTCCTGGTCGAATCGGGCGTCGTGAGCGGTGTCATCGACTGGACCGACGCGGCGCTGACCGACCCCGCGTACGACTACGGGCTCCTCCAGCGCGATCTCGGGCCGGCCGCTCCCGCCTGCCCGTCTCCGCTCGTCGAACGAGCCACCTTCTACGCTCGCTGTTCCGTCTTCGAGGACCTCGCCTACGGGCTGGAGACCGGGCGCGATCAGTACACCGCCAAGTGCCTGCGCTCGCTCGACTGGTTGTTCAGCTGA
- a CDS encoding family 43 glycosylhydrolase, whose protein sequence is MPSDDNGSHVGRRTVLTGFAGAVGAAALSTNQASAAVPTADRRYPPPWPELEPYGLADTRIDLWPREDNSFVLPLELRPRDEELGRVWMRDTYVNCFVVDGRPLYVATGTTRAAELSGPAPWNDGIFVWISSSLRGPWRLVDTTGIRPDAEKGKVWSPEFAGENRPGRTVVAPWQEYWHDEQFGKRSDVWAPELHYFRGTWYLVACMGDHSRKVGSFLLISEGGVEGPYRLAEGNHDKPFGDPVLGGPAFIEPGAYHHIDGSLYSEGDDAWLVLHNHVYAKFRDDLEDIVPVTNLPAFQQRPYSPEPYLEGAYVFKHGGKYYLLHAAWNRTSPNPDGTTRNAYDPAGPGRSQYTYDAIIAVADRIEGPYSERWTAGVGAGHNNIFADASGKLWATFFRNPRFGYWADPARRDQAAVPGVVQLEWTGPASNRIYVQRRKPGRPIS, encoded by the coding sequence ATGCCCAGCGACGACAACGGTTCGCACGTCGGCCGACGGACAGTACTGACCGGATTCGCCGGAGCGGTCGGCGCGGCCGCGCTCTCGACGAATCAGGCGAGCGCGGCCGTACCCACTGCCGACCGGCGCTATCCGCCACCGTGGCCCGAGCTCGAGCCGTACGGCCTGGCCGACACCCGGATAGACCTGTGGCCCAGGGAGGACAATTCCTTCGTCCTGCCGCTCGAACTACGGCCCCGGGACGAGGAACTCGGCCGCGTGTGGATGCGCGACACGTACGTCAACTGCTTCGTGGTCGACGGCCGGCCGCTGTACGTCGCCACCGGCACCACCCGCGCCGCCGAGCTCAGCGGGCCCGCGCCCTGGAACGACGGCATCTTCGTGTGGATCTCGTCCTCCCTGCGCGGACCGTGGCGGCTGGTCGACACCACCGGGATCCGGCCGGACGCCGAGAAGGGCAAGGTCTGGTCGCCCGAGTTCGCCGGGGAGAACCGGCCCGGGCGGACCGTGGTCGCGCCGTGGCAGGAGTACTGGCACGACGAGCAGTTCGGCAAGCGCTCGGACGTCTGGGCGCCGGAGCTGCACTACTTCCGCGGGACCTGGTACCTGGTCGCGTGCATGGGCGACCACTCCCGCAAGGTGGGCTCGTTCCTGCTGATCAGCGAGGGCGGCGTCGAGGGACCGTACCGGCTGGCCGAGGGCAACCACGACAAGCCGTTCGGGGATCCGGTCCTAGGTGGCCCGGCGTTCATCGAGCCCGGCGCGTACCACCACATCGACGGCAGCCTGTACTCCGAGGGTGACGACGCCTGGCTGGTCCTGCACAACCATGTGTACGCGAAGTTCCGCGACGACCTGGAGGACATCGTCCCGGTCACGAACCTCCCGGCGTTCCAGCAGCGGCCGTACTCCCCCGAGCCCTATCTCGAAGGCGCGTACGTCTTCAAGCACGGCGGCAAGTACTACCTGCTCCACGCCGCCTGGAACCGGACCTCGCCCAACCCGGACGGCACCACCCGGAACGCGTACGACCCCGCCGGGCCCGGCCGGTCCCAGTACACCTACGACGCGATCATCGCGGTCGCGGACCGGATCGAGGGACCGTACTCGGAGCGCTGGACCGCGGGCGTCGGGGCCGGGCACAACAACATCTTCGCCGACGCGAGCGGGAAGCTCTGGGCCACGTTCTTCCGCAATCCGCGGTTCGGCTACTGGGCGGATCCGGCCCGCCGAGACCAGGCCGCGGTACCGGGCGTCGTCCAGCTCGAGTGGACCGGACCGGCGAGCAACCGCATCTACGTCCAGCGCCGCAAACCCGGCCGACCGATCAGCTGA